Proteins from one Paraburkholderia phymatum STM815 genomic window:
- a CDS encoding IS110 family RNA-guided transposase, protein MENDSTLYVGLDVHKDSITVAYALGTGEVELLGRIGTTQNNIDRLCKRLQSKARRIRVVYEAGPCGYGLYRQLVKKGFDCMVCAPSLIPRKPGERVKTDRRDAIKLVRLLRAGDLSAVYVPTVEDEAFRDLARAWVSAKDDMKRARQRLKAFLLSHGVRYVGRADWGTAHRRWLSAFSFDNFWQQLALDELRRTIEDRLAQCERLETALREAVLNWRFYPAVLGLQTMRGVQFTTAVGMLAELGDLSRFVHPRQLMAWLGVTPSEHSSGNKRRQGSITKTGNSYARKLLVEAAWSYRHPARVSPDIQRRHEGIPKPIIDRAWDAQLRLCRRYRKLVARGKQKNIAVVAVARELSGFIWDISRLAMSLAVPREVHAA, encoded by the coding sequence ATGGAAAACGATAGCACGCTATACGTCGGCCTGGACGTTCACAAGGACTCGATCACGGTCGCCTATGCACTCGGCACCGGCGAAGTCGAACTGCTTGGCAGGATCGGTACGACGCAGAACAACATCGATCGCCTGTGCAAACGCCTGCAGTCCAAAGCGCGCCGCATACGCGTCGTCTACGAAGCGGGCCCGTGCGGCTATGGGCTCTACCGTCAGCTCGTAAAGAAGGGCTTCGACTGCATGGTGTGCGCACCGTCACTGATTCCCAGAAAGCCCGGCGAGCGCGTCAAGACTGACCGGCGCGACGCCATAAAACTCGTGCGCCTGCTGCGCGCCGGCGATCTGTCGGCCGTATACGTACCCACCGTAGAGGATGAAGCGTTCCGTGATCTGGCACGTGCGTGGGTCAGCGCCAAAGACGATATGAAGCGTGCACGACAACGCCTGAAGGCCTTCCTGCTCTCACATGGCGTGCGCTATGTGGGTCGTGCCGACTGGGGGACCGCGCACCGTCGCTGGCTAAGCGCGTTTTCATTCGACAACTTTTGGCAGCAACTCGCGCTCGACGAGCTTCGGCGCACGATTGAGGACCGCCTGGCGCAATGCGAGCGTCTCGAAACCGCCCTGCGCGAGGCGGTCCTCAACTGGCGCTTCTATCCTGCCGTACTGGGCCTGCAGACGATGCGCGGTGTGCAGTTCACTACGGCCGTAGGCATGCTCGCCGAGCTGGGCGATCTCTCACGCTTCGTGCACCCGCGCCAGCTAATGGCCTGGCTCGGCGTGACCCCGTCAGAACATTCCTCCGGCAACAAACGGCGCCAGGGCAGCATCACCAAGACGGGCAACAGCTATGCAAGAAAGCTGTTAGTCGAGGCCGCCTGGAGCTACCGGCACCCGGCACGGGTGAGCCCCGACATCCAGCGGCGACACGAAGGCATCCCCAAGCCCATCATCGATCGCGCCTGGGACGCGCAGTTGCGACTATGCCGGCGTTATCGCAAACTCGTCGCGCGCGGCAAGCAAAAGAACATCGCGGTGGTCGCGGTCGCCCGCGAACTCAGTGGATTCATCTGGGACATCAGTCGGCTGGCGATGTCGCTCGCTGTACCGCGCGAGGTGCACGCCGCGTAA
- a CDS encoding IS3 family transposase (programmed frameshift), which translates to MGKTRTPYPTEFRAQMVELVRAGRTPQDLAREFEPTAQTIVNWVAQADRDAGVRQDGLTTAERQELTRLRRKVRQLEMERDILSHAGSLVREGDGSRATEGRYGFVKANRARWPIATMARLLAVSTSGYYAWLVREPSAHACSDAQLLARIRTLHASSRGTYGAPRIHAQLAREGVHVGRKRVARLMRIAGLCGASRRRWPHTTRPRAGARRAPDLVQRHFSAGAANVLWVADATYIPTDEGFLYLAVVLDVFSRRIVGWAMSNHLYTELMLRALDMALLQRRPEGVIHHSDQGCQYTSIAFGRRCREAGVHPSMGTAGDAYDNAMCESFFGTLEAELLSREHFATHEQARRRLFSFLEGWYNVRRLHSSLGYHSPLEFENLHAKDQISSHCGLPTARQRHGRDRRPAAGPWTTRGLHGGSTVN; encoded by the exons ATGGGCAAGACTCGTACGCCGTACCCGACAGAATTTCGGGCGCAGATGGTGGAACTGGTCAGGGCCGGACGCACACCGCAGGACCTTGCGCGCGAGTTCGAGCCAACGGCGCAGACCATCGTCAACTGGGTTGCACAGGCCGATCGCGATGCTGGTGTACGCCAGGACGGGCTGACCACGGCCGAACGGCAGGAGCTCACGCGGCTGCGTCGTAAGGTCCGCCAGCTTGAGATGGAGCGCGACATACTCTCTCACGCGG GCAGCCTGGTTCGCGAGGGAGACGGGAGCCGTGCCACCGAAGGGCGGTACGGATTCGTGAAGGCGAACCGGGCCCGCTGGCCCATTGCCACGATGGCGCGGCTGCTCGCGGTCTCCACGAGTGGCTACTACGCGTGGCTGGTACGCGAACCCTCGGCGCATGCCTGCAGTGATGCGCAGCTGCTGGCGCGTATCCGTACGCTGCATGCGAGTTCGCGCGGCACGTACGGGGCGCCACGTATCCATGCGCAACTCGCGCGCGAGGGCGTGCACGTGGGACGCAAGCGGGTGGCGCGCCTGATGCGCATCGCTGGCCTGTGTGGCGCGAGCCGGCGTCGCTGGCCACACACCACGCGGCCACGTGCGGGAGCCCGGCGTGCGCCCGATCTGGTACAGCGACACTTCAGTGCCGGTGCCGCGAACGTGCTGTGGGTCGCGGATGCCACCTACATCCCGACCGATGAAGGATTTCTCTATCTGGCGGTGGTGCTCGACGTGTTCAGCCGCCGCATCGTCGGCTGGGCGATGTCGAACCATCTGTACACCGAACTCATGTTGCGCGCACTGGACATGGCGCTGCTGCAGCGACGACCCGAGGGGGTGATCCATCACTCCGATCAGGGGTGTCAGTATACGTCGATTGCCTTCGGGCGCCGCTGCCGCGAGGCGGGCGTGCATCCCTCTATGGGGACGGCGGGCGACGCCTACGACAACGCCATGTGCGAATCGTTTTTCGGCACGCTGGAAGCGGAGTTGCTGTCGCGTGAACACTTCGCGACCCATGAACAGGCACGGCGGCGTCTGTTCTCATTCCTGGAGGGGTGGTACAACGTGCGACGCCTTCATAGCAGCCTCGGTTATCACTCGCCGCTGGAATTCGAAAACCTTCACGCCAAAGATCAAATCTCGTCGCATTGCGGGTTGCCCACCGCCCGACAGCGTCATGGTCGTGACAGGCGACCCGCTGCCGGGCCGTGGACAACCCGCGGCCTTCATGGAGGATCAACAGTGAATTAA
- a CDS encoding alpha/beta hydrolase gives MTRLFAAALLALTATACQTQQQTAALECGANEAFLVCKLAGGSDEDCAHGHGAAAIGAATQCYSLGREGRPEKDTDAGSSRGNYVVETVYYGTDRQASGPSSGPTFGTTRADHLTFGEVGVSIPRDHRMGVLESPSIWRFEFREDPGKHLMVVRTSTLDGAAFWAAMRHDIQASARKSVLLFIHGFNVSFVDAARRTAQIAYDLGFDGAPVFFSWPSQGQLSPLAYAADEQAIIDAQPHLAQFLRDILSQSGADNVYLIAHSMGNRGLVHVLASLAASDPSEMKRIKAVILTAPDIGTTEFTEQIAPGLLRLGAPVTLYASSRDNALAASEQWHHGARLGESGIHLVVLDGIETIDASDAGTDLLGHSYYGGRTALSDMFYLIRDGLPASRRCCLHSSSLQGRPYWVFMK, from the coding sequence ATGACCAGGTTGTTTGCAGCCGCATTGCTGGCTTTGACGGCAACCGCCTGCCAAACTCAGCAACAGACCGCGGCGCTCGAGTGTGGTGCCAACGAGGCCTTTTTGGTCTGCAAGCTGGCGGGCGGATCAGACGAAGATTGCGCTCACGGTCACGGTGCAGCAGCGATAGGGGCCGCCACTCAGTGCTATTCACTCGGGCGCGAAGGACGACCGGAAAAGGACACCGATGCCGGGTCCTCGAGGGGCAACTACGTCGTCGAGACGGTCTACTACGGGACTGACCGGCAAGCGAGCGGCCCGTCGTCCGGGCCGACCTTCGGCACGACTCGGGCTGACCACCTGACCTTTGGCGAGGTCGGGGTCAGCATTCCCCGCGATCACCGGATGGGCGTCCTGGAGTCCCCCTCGATCTGGCGCTTCGAGTTCCGCGAAGACCCAGGGAAGCACTTGATGGTCGTGCGAACATCGACGCTTGACGGTGCGGCATTCTGGGCGGCGATGCGGCACGACATCCAAGCTTCGGCCAGAAAAAGCGTGCTGCTGTTCATCCACGGCTTCAACGTTAGCTTTGTCGACGCGGCGCGCCGGACCGCACAGATCGCCTATGACCTGGGCTTTGACGGGGCACCGGTGTTTTTCAGCTGGCCATCGCAGGGCCAGCTCAGCCCGCTGGCCTACGCGGCCGACGAGCAGGCGATCATCGACGCCCAGCCGCATCTCGCGCAGTTCCTGCGGGACATTCTCAGCCAGTCGGGCGCGGACAACGTCTATCTCATCGCGCACAGCATGGGCAACCGGGGTCTGGTGCACGTGCTGGCGTCGCTGGCCGCCTCGGACCCTAGCGAGATGAAGCGCATCAAGGCCGTGATCCTGACCGCGCCGGACATCGGCACGACCGAATTCACCGAACAGATCGCGCCCGGGCTGCTCCGGCTGGGTGCACCGGTCACTCTGTACGCGTCGTCGCGTGACAACGCGCTCGCGGCGTCCGAGCAATGGCACCACGGCGCGCGCCTGGGAGAGTCGGGCATCCATCTCGTCGTACTCGACGGCATCGAAACCATAGACGCCTCGGACGCCGGCACCGACCTGCTGGGCCACTCGTACTACGGCGGGCGGACCGCGCTGTCCGACATGTTCTACCTGATCCGGGATGGCCTGCCGGCCAGCCGGCGGTGCTGCCTGCATAGTTCATCGCTACAGGGCCGGCCATACTGGGTGTTCATGAAGTGA
- a CDS encoding HpcH/HpaI aldolase family protein: MRENRIRSIWKSGGAVVNCSLTIPSTFSAETMAHQGWDSLTVDLQHGVGDYQKAVDMFTAISTTNTVPMARVPWNEPGILMKVLDAGAYGVICPMVNCREDAEKLVAFTHYPPRGSRSFGPVRALLYGGADYPTQANDTVVVFATIETRQALDNLDEILSVPGLDAIYICPSDLSLALGFTPTLDDVDATVAEAIDHVIARAKAHGVVAGSNQGTPEKALERIAKGCQFVNISSDTRLMAAGAQQVVTKMRDGAPQPTGGTSG, translated from the coding sequence ATGCGAGAGAATCGAATTCGCTCGATCTGGAAGTCCGGTGGTGCGGTAGTCAACTGTTCTTTAACCATCCCAAGCACCTTTTCCGCGGAAACCATGGCACACCAGGGCTGGGACTCTCTAACCGTTGATCTTCAGCATGGCGTGGGCGACTATCAGAAAGCCGTCGACATGTTCACCGCGATTTCGACCACTAACACGGTACCGATGGCACGAGTCCCGTGGAATGAACCGGGCATTCTCATGAAGGTGCTCGATGCCGGTGCCTATGGAGTCATCTGTCCCATGGTCAATTGCCGTGAGGACGCCGAGAAACTGGTCGCGTTCACCCACTACCCGCCGCGCGGCAGCCGCAGCTTTGGCCCGGTTCGAGCGCTGCTCTATGGCGGCGCCGACTACCCGACGCAGGCCAACGACACCGTCGTCGTCTTCGCTACGATTGAGACCCGTCAGGCGCTCGACAATCTCGACGAAATCCTGTCCGTCCCGGGACTGGATGCGATATACATTTGCCCGTCCGACCTCTCCCTCGCCCTCGGCTTCACACCGACCTTGGACGACGTTGATGCGACGGTGGCCGAGGCGATCGATCACGTTATCGCTCGCGCCAAGGCGCATGGGGTGGTTGCCGGCAGCAACCAGGGGACGCCCGAGAAAGCCCTAGAGCGGATCGCCAAGGGTTGCCAGTTTGTGAACATCAGTTCGGACACCCGGTTGATGGCGGCTGGCGCCCAGCAGGTCGTGACCAAGATGCGCGATGGGGCGCCACAACCGACAGGGGGCACCTCCGGCTAA
- a CDS encoding Hcp family type VI secretion system effector, producing MSVTGKKTGQFQGEGTNAQHADQIRVLAFTMGVTSPRDADTGQATGKRRFQPITIIKEWGAASPQGLEACATNEDLSTVKIEFIKMKATGEEYVSQTVHLTDATIVDISRFIGDAEAAVDLQVGFTDAGGLERWSFMFQKIEVDDADGKTSFVDKW from the coding sequence ATGTCTGTAACAGGCAAGAAAACAGGGCAATTCCAAGGAGAAGGTACGAACGCCCAACACGCAGACCAGATCCGAGTCCTTGCTTTCACGATGGGAGTCACATCGCCTCGTGATGCCGATACCGGGCAAGCTACGGGCAAGCGTCGGTTCCAGCCAATAACCATTATCAAGGAGTGGGGCGCAGCTTCCCCCCAAGGCCTCGAGGCCTGCGCAACCAACGAAGATCTTAGTACGGTTAAAATCGAGTTCATAAAAATGAAAGCAACCGGCGAGGAATACGTTTCCCAGACCGTACACCTCACCGATGCAACGATAGTTGACATTAGTCGATTCATTGGCGACGCCGAGGCAGCAGTAGACTTACAAGTCGGTTTTACGGATGCTGGAGGATTGGAAAGGTGGTCGTTCATGTTCCAAAAGATTGAAGTCGACGACGCGGACGGAAAGACCTCGTTCGTCGATAAATGGTAG